The region GCTCGGCCAGCGAGACGTGAGCCTCGCCTCGTCGCCGGACCCGGAAGTACTGTCTCAGTTCATCGAAGGCCGCGCAGAACCGCGACGCTGACTCGAAGTTCCCGAACCCCAGCATCGGGTAGTAGCGCTGCTTCACGGCCCGGTGACTCTGCTCGGTGTAGTTGTTCAGGTACTGCGTTGTCCGGTGTATCGCCTTGCGGCCGAGGATCCAGCGAATCGCCCGCCGGTACGCGGGGTGCTTGTCCGTGGTGATGCGAAGAGGCTTGCGGCCAGCCACCTCGACCAGCCTTCGCAGGAACCTTCGCGCGGCATGCTTGTCGCGATGCTCGCTGAGCATCGAATCCAAAAGCTCCCCATCACGGTCGATCGCCCGGTACAGATAGCACCAGCGTCCCGCGACCTTCACGTACGTCTCGTCGAGGTACCAGGACTCGCCGGCGCGGCCCCGCCGCCTGGCGCGCAACTGGTCAGCGAGCAGCGGAGCGAAGCGGAACTCCCACTCACGGATGGTCTCGTGCGTGACCTCGAACCCGCGCTGCAGCAGCATCTCTGCAACGTCGCGGAAGCTGAGCTTGTAGCGCAGCCGCCACAACACGGCGAGCAGCACGATGTCGGTGGGGTACTGAAGGTCGTTGAACGGTGTGCCGGTCCGTTCGTTGAAGCGACGCTTGCAGGAGCGACAGTTGAATCTTCGGTAACCGAGTGCGGTGCGGCACCAGCGTCTCGTCGTCGCGGTCGATTCGCAGTGCGGACAGGTCACCGGCGTCTCCTCGTCTTTTCGCAGATGAGGCTACGCGACGCCGGTGAGCCCTGAGTTCTGACAGAACCGTCGCAAAGTGGTCGTTTCGGCAGGCTCGCGAGCGGCGAGCTGCAAGTGGAGAGCGGCGCGCGGGAGATCCTGCGTGAGGCCCTGGGCTCACCGGCG is a window of Gemmatimonadota bacterium DNA encoding:
- a CDS encoding IS6 family transposase, with the protein product MTCPHCESTATTRRWCRTALGYRRFNCRSCKRRFNERTGTPFNDLQYPTDIVLLAVLWRLRYKLSFRDVAEMLLQRGFEVTHETIREWEFRFAPLLADQLRARRRGRAGESWYLDETYVKVAGRWCYLYRAIDRDGELLDSMLSEHRDKHAARRFLRRLVEVAGRKPLRITTDKHPAYRRAIRWILGRKAIHRTTQYLNNYTEQSHRAVKQRYYPMLGFGNFESASRFCAAFDELRQYFRVRRRGEAHVSLAE